The following nucleotide sequence is from Drosophila takahashii strain IR98-3 E-12201 chromosome 3L, DtakHiC1v2, whole genome shotgun sequence.
ACATGGGCCCCCGAGCACGCTGACGTCATCGACGATGTACACTCGCTTTTTTTGTGGGTCAATTGACAAACTAGCAGCACAAATACACGCTCGGAAAATTTGCCTATGTGCAAAATGGGCGATagaaaaagcaaaaagcaaaTAGCTAATGCAAGCGCACATTTTGTGTTCTATTGAAATGACATTGAGGCGGAAAAATGCgagaaataaacaataataataataatgatattgTTAACATGCGGCTGCTTTTTCTGCCAAAGTCTGCATAATCGAACTGGGAACCGGTTCTTATCGCCTTATCGGTTAAGATATTTTTGGAATTCCATGACGTAAGTGAGACGACAAAGGAACAACTGCAAGTCAATCTTGTCGCTCGTTAcaggtgcaaaaaaaaaaagatccagacaaataaaatattatcatcGGCCAAGGTCGCAAGCAAATTTTTGTGGATTTTAACCACCAATGCGTTTTGGAAGGCCAAGAATTTTGCAATTGATTTTTCACTTGGGAAAATCaattttgtatttactttCTTGTACTCgcttttgcattttctttcttatttGAGGAAAATCCAAATGAACAATGTATTATTTCCTATAAATCTTATAAGAACTTTATGATTCAAAGATAGCAAATGGCAAAAGCTTAGAAGAAATGTTTGCTAATTAATGCATAGCCATTTTTATCTGAGCTTTGATTTTGTTTGGAGAAACAAGAACTATAACTAAAAGCCAATAAAGCGTgactttgatttttaatgaattctaTAAGCTGGTAAAAGCTGATGTATCCCATATCTCTCGTTTAAAAACTCTTCATATATTGTTTGTCATATAAATTAAGAATTCCAAAATACTTATTCAtgcttgttaaaaaaaaataaaatatttttataataataaacacaagTTCATATTGGCATTTAACATCTTAAATCGAGAGAGACAAACTGGAAGATATGCTCCCTTAGCATTCTATCACTTTTGAGatgaaaatgtattaattttttctacgatatacactttttataaacattataaaatttacaatacTTTGATATTAGTTTGtagttaataaaaacaaacaagcttagcaaaatatatttaaaatcaaagtggATAGTTAAGATGTCACTGTGGTTATGAATCGTGTCACTTTAGTGAAGAAGAATAGATAAGAAGATTTAGCTATGAGCAAAACAGTGGTTCTCAGTGAGCTCCAGACTTGTAATAGACAAATGACAGAGGTATTCCGGGGGTTAAAATCGCGATAAGGTGGACTATGGGTCTTATTATTTGTTAGTGAGATCATGCGGCAAGCATTTAGAGCAttcgttgtttttatttgtgggCGGAGCGGTACGGTAAGGGGCGTGGCTAATGGAATGCCAACTACCTTGAGAGTCGTCTTCGCTGGCGGAGATTGGACCGCCCACCTGGGCGAACCAATGCAAGGTTGCGCCGGCGCTGCAGCCCGTGATCTTGGCAGGTGCGAGTGCGTGGGCTGAATGGTgaattttttgtgattttttaagGAGATTTCATATGGTGCAAAAAGATATAGAGGTGCCCCCACTTTATGTAACCCCCGTAGAGAGATAATCCCCTTTAGAAAAACTTACCTTTTCGCTCGGCGCTGCCCTCGCGACTTTCGGCTCGCTTGGATGGTGTGTTTTCCACTGCAAAAAGAAGTACGGAAAAATTGGTCGGATGAGTGTGTGCGGTGGATTTTCCGGGAGTTTTACATCGCGGGGAAAATCAATTGCCTTGCCGTTCCGTTTTTGCCAAAAAGGAAAGGTGGAAAAAGAAGGCGAAAGAGCGGAGGAGGGAGGgaacacaaaaacacacacaaacacaaaggcagcgcagcagcagaagcagcagctgcGATGACGAAGCGAGAGAGAATAGAGGAAAATACGGAAAATCTCTTTCTCCTTCTCGCCTGCGGACTGGAGAACTTATTTATAAACTCAAAACTCCGGATCGAAATCGGGGGAACTCGAAATATCCACCCATTTCGAGGGGGAGACACTTCTGGCTTcttggttttcgttttttttttctcttttttttcactccgtttttgctttttggccCGTGGTGTGAGTGCCGTTTTGCTGCGCAGTCGACCAGCACCTTTTGGCCCTCGAAAACGCCCCGAAATCGCGTAGGTCCTGGCCGCTTTTGGATCGCCAACCACGCGGGGGGCTGCGTCCTTCGATCTCGCACTCCTCGAAGGCTGTTTTCAATGCGTACCTTCTGGATTAGTCGAAATATTTTCGTGTTGGACCCCAAGACTCGCCATATTCACTTCGCTCTTTTTTTTAGCGCTGCAAACTAGAGATGGGAGACTTTCGAtagcatcgatgtttttaaaatacctgGCAATGTGGTGGGTGAAAAAATACCTATTGATTTGGAGAAAATACTAAATGCGGTTGAATTAGacatatctattttttattatttatgttaattaaacGGTTGTTATTTATGTctgattaattttattaacagTTATTAAGTATACTCCATCGATTTATCTTGTGGTACCAATTTGTTTTAGTAGCGGTATATTTTGAATACTCAGCCAGGGTTgtcaagtattttaaatactaGGTAAAACTTTCAAGTtaggtacatttttaaaaaaagttaaaattaagttttatcaAATATATCTAGCATATAAAATGTactaagaatttaaaaatttgaaataaaaaaaatccttacCAAACATTCATTCTCGAGATTTATTCAGCAACTTGACCGTAAACTTAGGACCCTATAACAAATAGTTTTTCATAACAGCTAATGCTTCTCGGCCGCTATGCACAGTTTGGCCAGCAGGGCGGTGAGCTGCAGCAAAGAGTTGATTCCGTCCACGATCTTCATGTGGGTGATGCCTATCTCCCGGATAAAGTCCAACTTCAGGTGCTCATCGATGTTGATGCGCTTGCAGACGCGGAAAATGTTCCCAATGATGTCCTCCGGCGAATAGCCTAGCTTCCACAGCTTCGCGAGGATCTTGTAGGCCTTGTGTATATCATTGGCGGCACAGTGATGGATCATCTCCTCCAGGAGCTTGGGATGCGGCTCATCGCAGACCTTAAACACGTTCTCCGCATTAATATCGCCGAATCCCTGGGCGGTGGACTGCAGATTGTTCAGGCCCTGTCGCATATCTCCCTGGGCAGTGAAAACAATGGCCTCTAGGCCATCCTCCGTGTAGTTGAGCTTCTCCCACTTGGCCACCTCGATGAGCTTGGCCAGAACCTGCGAATCCGACAATTTGGTGAATCGCAGCATGGCGCAGCGCGATTGAATCGGTTCGATGATCTTCTCGCTGGTGTTGCAGGCCAAGGCGAATCGCGTGGTGCTGCTGTAGATCTCCATGGTGCGGCGCAGGGCCTGCTGGGCGCCCTCCGTCATGCTGTCCGCCTCGTCGAGGATCACGATCTTGTGCCTGCCCCGCGGCAGTGTCACCTTTTGCTGGGCAAACATCTTGATCTTGTTGCGCACCACATCGATTCCGCGCTCATTGGAGGCGTTTAGCTCGAGGACTGCTTCCTTGTAGCTGTCTCCCAGGAGGATCCGCGCCAGGCACTGAATGGTGGTGGTCTTGCCCACGCCAGGGGGACCCTATAAATCACAATAAGTAaccttttctatattttaatcTGTAAAAACTCACAGCTATTATGATATTGGGTGCATTTCCCTGGGTGGCAAAGACGGAAAGTCTGGCTACCGTGTCCTCATTGCCCACAATCTCCTTGAACTTCACCGGTCGGTACTTCTCAATCCAAGGCAAGTGACTCTTCTTATCGTCTGCGATAATCTCTTCCGGCATTTTGTGTgtgcaattttataaatttagcaAGGCAACAAATTGTTTGGCGTGGGGCTGCAGTATGACCGTTGCCTGGGCGCCAAAATACGAATGTTtggtatttttgtttagtattTTTCAAACCTACCATCGATTTcgtggattttttaaaaagtaatttttaaaaaccccattttattttatttttttcagaacagtttgcaatatttttctaaaatatgaaaaaaaccattaaaaaataatttaaaaacttttttttttgtaagttggTATTTTTGAAAgtgttttagaaaaaaaccttaaactcAAATAggtaataaatattcaatttcaaaccatatttatttttttttaaactgtgtaaaaacatttttgaactGCATCACAAATTTCagactaaaaatttgttggtttaaattttcaaaattttgtttaaaaaaaaagttattctcaaataagttattaaattaaaacttagaaaccatttgtttaattttttttgtaagctttATTGGGTATTGAAGAAATTACAATACATTTAGATGCATCGGGTGCGAAAAATTTGAACTTGCACTTTAATATAGTTCGAATTATATCAAATACATACAATCATTGAACCAATTTcgaaatatcataatttttggaaagtttggttcaatattttatctttagtgttaacatttaaatattttctgatgtCATTTTGCCGAATATGCATTAGTACACAGGCTCATCCATAACTTTTTTCAATTTGACTAAGTTcggaaatacatttaattttttgtttatttatccgAGGTGAATATTTGATGGTGCTGTGAAATCCGTGTCCCgtgttttctatatatttttcatactACA
It contains:
- the RfC4 gene encoding replication factor C subunit 2, whose translation is MPEEIIADDKKSHLPWIEKYRPVKFKEIVGNEDTVARLSVFATQGNAPNIIIAGPPGVGKTTTIQCLARILLGDSYKEAVLELNASNERGIDVVRNKIKMFAQQKVTLPRGRHKIVILDEADSMTEGAQQALRRTMEIYSSTTRFALACNTSEKIIEPIQSRCAMLRFTKLSDSQVLAKLIEVAKWEKLNYTEDGLEAIVFTAQGDMRQGLNNLQSTAQGFGDINAENVFKVCDEPHPKLLEEMIHHCAANDIHKAYKILAKLWKLGYSPEDIIGNIFRVCKRINIDEHLKLDFIREIGITHMKIVDGINSLLQLTALLAKLCIAAEKH